The segment TGGAAGTCCCGGATAAACGCTTGGCGATGGAGGCAGGATCGTGATCGTGTTCGAGAGGCATGTTCATGCTTTCCATAACTCGCAACCGGCATGCCAATCTGTTTTGCTCGTCTTGGCTGCCGGAATCTCAGTAGATTCCAGAGTTGTACACGCGGTTTGGCAAAACGCACGATCGTGGTGAGCGATTTCGCCCGCCGGCCGAAAATGCAAAGCGCTGATTCGCTGCGTCTCTCTCAACGTTCACTCTTTGTTCAGCGACTAATCGGCACGTTTCACGTCCTGATCGACATCCGAAAGAAAGCTCAGATGGTGAGACGCGTGTGCAGCGTGGAAATGTTCAAACTGGGATTTGGAAAGTCTGCCAAACCCCGGATGTGGAAACAGACGACCGTCGTGGTTCAGAAAGTTGGCCACGCTGGTGGCGAACAACTCAACTTCGGCAGCGTCGTTGAGATCATTTTGCGGGACAAAAATCGACGCCGTTTTAATTCCGGAAGGAGAGTCTCCCCGCAGCAGTCGCGGCAGCAGTAGCCAACGCATCACGGGACGGATAGGAAGAGCAAGCGACATCCACTTCGGATAGCCGTTTACGTTTGCGTCAATAGTTAACCGTAAATGTCGACAAATCTGCCCTAGCGACCAGTTGCCGTTTTTTTGGTAACCCGATTGCAGCAACCGTTTGCTTTCGGCGACCGTGTCAGCAAGTTTTACCAGGTGCAAGCTCCGTCTCACGACTGTCCCGGGGTATGGATAAAGGTGTATAAATGGTTTGTCGCTCCAGACTGAACCGAATCTTTAATCTGAATAGATACTGAACAATGAATCGCATCTTTGGAATACTTCTGGTCGGCTCTCTTCTGGTCGGTTGTCCGCAATTACCGGACGAACGTGTCTCTGCGGATGCAAAGATTGAATTCAATCAAGCTCTGGCTGATGAACTTTCAGAAATGAAGGTCGTGGACCAGCTTGTGGCTTCGAATGCGTATCCACCTGAATCGTATTCGGATTTGACGCTGGAGGAATGGGAAGCGTTCAAGGATAAAACCTATCGAGCTCATCAAAAACGAGCGGAAGAAATATTTCACGACTTCGGATTTGTAGGTTTTGATTTGGCGGGAGAAGCAGGGTCGTCGGACTTCTGGATAATCGTTCAGCATTCTGACCATGATTCAAAATTTCAAAACGAGGTTCTGAAGAAGATGAAAGTTGAGGTGGACAGGGGAAATGCAGATTCCAAAGAGTACGGGCTTCTGGTCGACCGGGTGAAATTGAACACTGGAGAATCGCAAATCTACGGCACTCAGGTTGATTTCGATCATGACACCTGTCAGGCGTATCCCAAAAATCTGGCGGATAGAATTGGGGTCAATGCAAGGAGGAAAGAAATCGGTCTTGAGCCGCTTGAGATCTATTTGAACGAGATGACCCAGATGCACTTCGAGATGAATAAACAGTTCTATTCCGAGCGAGGTGTGACAGAGCCAAAGCTCTATGAAACGGAATAGGATTCACTGTGGACGGCACGATTTCGGTTCAGCAGCCTGCGATTTTTAGTTCAATAAACCGTTTCCGCAACAGACTCGAAAATCGCTGTAAAAATTGACCTCTTTCATCCGGTCTAGCTGGTCTGTTCCAGCCAGGTACGGGCCAGTTCTTCCAGATTGGCGTCGCTGTGAGAGTCCTTGCCGAACCACGAACGCTCGACTTGTTGAATAGAGTCTTCCAACTCCACGGCTTTGTCCGTCGCGATTCCGTTACGCTGACGAATGTCGCGAAGCAATGTTAAAACCGTGAACGGATTGATGTCTTCTGGCATCTCGAACTGGGAAACTTTTTCGACTTTCGGGCGACTGAAAACAAACAGCAGCGCCGAAGTTACAAGCAAAAGAACTGCGATGACTGGAACCAGCCAGTACAGAAATGACCAACCGGGATTCGAATAGCGTCGCTCCAGAGATACATTCTGTTCCGAGTCCACCAGATCAACATCATCGTAACGCTGGTACTTGAGCACCGCGTCCTCGGTTTTGGCGTCGCCAAAGGAAAACTCGGCAACGTCCGACTGGTCCTCTTTGGTCCGGTACTCGACCGACCAGGTTCGCTCCGAAACGATCTGAATCTTGTCGCTGTCTTTGTCAAAACGGGCTGGCAAAACGCCCTGATCATCGACGCTGACGACTTCGAACTGTTCGCGATCGAGATTGACGATGTCTTCCAGTGGCGGAACCAGGCCTTTCGCGGTCGCTGTAACTTCAACGATCAGTTTTCCTTCAGCAGCCTGGCGTTCGTCCAGAGTTTGAGTGACTTGCAGATCGCTGACGGGACGATTGCTGGACTTACCCGCATCCACGACCACCGCAGGCGACTCAATCGGAATCACGACGTAGCCCGATGTGTCTAGAAAGTCCATGTCCAGTTTCAGTGACGCGATTCGATCCACTTCGCTGCCGCGTGCCTTGAGCAACACATAGGCGTAGGGCGTCACCCGCCAGCCTTCCTTCCCTGTTGGTCGGGACTGCATCCCTTCCGGGCTTTGGAACGTGATGCTCTGGATCTCGAAATGCTCTTCCAACGCCTGATTCACTGCGTCGGAAAACTTGTCTCGATAATCCTCGGTCGGTCGACCGTAGTTGTAGGCGTACATCATGCTGTTCTGATTCTGCACGTACTTGCCAAATCCACCGGACTCACGTTCGATCTCCTGCGTGTGCAGCAGATTCACGTACAACCCAAACGGTTCGTCATGGCCAATTTCGTGATCGCCGTCGAGTTCGGCGACAAGTTTCAGTTCACTGACCAGGTCGCCGTAGTACTCATAAAGCCCACGCGCTTCCCAGGCTCGTGGATGGTCTTCGACGATCGCGAAACCGCCGCGGAGATAACGGAACTTGATCTCCGGCTTGATCGGGCTCATGCGCGTGAACATGTTGTTGGCGAACTTGGCCATGTGAGCTTCGCCCAGCGTTCCCGGCAGGGCTTTGATCGCGTTACGGATCAGCGTGTACTGTTTGGGTACCGGCGAAGTCTTGTTGGTGATTTTGCCCAAGTCCGTCGCCCCGAGAGCCGCGTAGAACCAGCGGTCGTAGGCTTCTGTTGTCTGGTCTTTCTTCTCCAGTTCCACCACTTTGGCCCCGTATTTTTCGGCTGCGACTTTGAACTGTTCGAACGCACCATCTCGTCGGTCGGAAAACTCGCTGCTTTTTTGGACGGTTTGCGAGTAAGCATTTTCGTCGAACATCAAACAGGCCAGCGCCAGATGCAGTTGCCAATTCTCAGGCGAAGTCTTGAGAGCTTCTTTAGCCAACGCACTGGCCACGCGATAGCCACGCAGCACTTCCTGTTGAACTTCCGGCGCACGCCGGTTGGTCTTCTTTTCTTCCTGGTTGCGAATGTCCCGCCAGTTGGATCCGAGGTTGGCTCGCATTTTCTCGCAGATCGCCGCAATGGTTTTTGGCTTGAGATTGCCGAGGTCCCCAAAGACGCTTTTTACGCGATCGAGGTCATAAACTTCGGCGCTGCTGTGGCAAGTCGTGAACGCGTCGGCCAGAAGTTTCTCATCAAGTTCCTCCAGATTCATCGATCGAATGCGATCCACCCAACCCTGAAGCTCTTCAAGATTGCGTTGTTGCTTGGAACGAGTCAGTGGAATCGCGTCGGCCTTTTGATCGAAACCGTAGAAATAGACGTAAGGATTTCGTTGTTGCTTGTCATCGTTGGGGTTGTGGTTTTTGGTCCAGATTTTCAGAAACTCTTCGACCAGCGTTTTGGCGACTTTTGGATTTTGTGTGGCGACTTTTTCGATCCACGGGAATGCTTTGTCCTCTTCATTGACGTGCAAATGCATGCTGGCGAAAAGGCGTTGCATCTGCGTCTTGAGCGTTGGCCGAACGCGTTTCCGCCACGCTTCGCTGGGAGCAATCTCCAGCACATCGCCGATGCGAATTGGTTGCGGTTGATCGTTGCGTCCATATCGCCGCGCGTACTGACCGTCGCCAACCCAATAGGAGTTTCCATACTGGTCGTAATTCCAATATCCGCCGCCGCTATTCGAAGAACCGTACTGGACCGCGATGTCGGCCTCCTTGAGCCACGTGTCGGCCAACAATGTCAACGCGTCGGCCCATTCGTCAGCCAACTCGGGCGAAATCTTCAACAGCTTTTCGACCGCGCCGTTTTGCAGTCGAAGCAGTTTGAGCCGCTCGTCTTCTCCGATCAAAGCCGCTTGCCGAGCCATCGTCGATGACTTGGTTCCTAGATTCGTCAGAATCTTCATGCCGCGTTCTGGCGAGTCCGTGAAGCTCTCATCAAGCCACTTCTCTCCGATTTCGCGATCGATTTTCGATGACAGTTCGATCAGGTTCACCATCGCCGCGTCTTTTTCTTGCTGGCCGGATTTTTCGATCGTGGAAAGCGCCATGTTGGATTCCCACGCACGGGTCAGCCATTCTGCGACCTGTTTCGAGCGGTATTGGTTCAGTGCCAGTTGCGACCACATCTTCAATGAAACGACATCCTGTTCTTCGATCGCGGATTCGAGCGCGGGGAGGAACGATTCGACTTCTTCAGTCATGCCGGCCTTCAGGAACAGGTCAGCGGCGATCAGCTTTTGTTCTTTTTCCGCGCCGCCAATTCCAGAAGCACCTTTTTTGATCGTCTCGATGTACGACGAAAAATCGAATCCATCCTGCTTTGACTTGCGAAGGATGCGAGCCAACGTTGGGACGTGAGACTTCCCGCTGGCCGAAGCTTTCTTCTTTGCTTCACCGCCGGATGCTGCAACGCCTTGCATCAACTGTTCGCGAACTTCCGGAGGCAAATCGTCCAGGCTCATTCCGGGCGGAAGCTCAACGCCTGGCGGCAGCTGCACTTCGCTCGACGCGTCGTCTTCGGCAACCTCTTCCGATCCATCGCCCGATTCCGGTTGCTCGGCCGGTTCGACCAGTTCGCCTTCGAAGTGCATTGTCGGGCCGCCTTCGTCGGCCGAAAGAGATCCCGTCATGGTGCCATCTTTCACCGTCAGATCGGCGGTCATGGTACTGCCTTCCGCGGTTGCGCTGAACGTAAGCGAACCCGATTCGGAATCAAACTCGCCGCGTTCGAAACTGATCTCCTGTTCCTGCCCCGCCGTCGACACGGACATGTCGCCCGTAACGACTGTTCCGTCCAGCTTTAATTCCAGAGTGACGGTGATCTCTGGCATGGCGACACCGGCGGGAATCGAAGGGTCGTCAAGAGTGATCTTGCCTTCCCATTTTCCGGCCAGTTGCATGCCGAGCCCTTTGAATTTTTTGTTTCCGGTAACCGAGACCTTCCACGGTTTGGGTGCCGCATCGGTGATCCGAAGGATGTCTTCCGGGCTGAGGAAATTGCTGAGCGGTTTCTCGCGGTCGTTACGTGAGTTTCTGTTTGGTTCTTCGCTGGCTCCGGGCACGGCAGCAAGTTTCGTTAGCAAGTGTCCGTAAAGTTTGTCTGCGTCGTCTTCCTTGAGTGTGGCCAGATAGGACTTGAGCTCACCCCACTCTCCCAGCGTGACCAGTTTCGACCACTGGGCGACTTCGGCTTTGATCTGGGCTTCTTCGAGAGCTTTTTTCGCGCTTCCATCGTCAGGTTTTTTAACTGTAACGGTCGCATCGGTAGCCAGAGACTCCCACGGTTTGGCAGGAGCGTCGGCAGGAACTGATGTTGTTCCTTCCGCTTCTTCCGCATCGGATGCTTGCTCAGTGGCGTCATCTTCCGTTGCTTCGCTTTCAGTTTCTGATTCAGCTTTCTCGGTGCTGTCCTTTGTTTCGACGCTTTCCTTTTCCTCAGCATCATCATCGGCAGCAGCGGGCTCTGCGTTTTCGGCAGGCGATGCTTCGGCATCGTCTTTCTTTGGCTCCGCAGCTTCTTCATCCGGCTTATCCGTTACCGCAAACTTGCCGGAAATTCTCAGCTCATCGACCGAAAGAATTGTCACCGTGCCGACAAGCTGCTCGTCCGAGTGAACTTCGAGGGTCTCGTCTTTTTTGAACGCAGGCTTTTTATCGAATTCAAGAACGACAAAATCTTCGAACAGGTTGGCGACTTTGGCCGTTACTGGTTTGTCTTTCTGCTTCGCTTTTTCGGTTTCCTCTTCAGGCTCTTCTTTGGTGCTCCACGCTTTGAGCACGGTTGGCAACGAGCGATCGATTTTCGCTGCGAGCAATGCTTCCAGGCGTCTTTCGTCGAAAGACTTTTCCGGTTCCGCGGCCTCACCTTCGGCGCCGTTTGAAGCCGCTGTTGTGGAAGCCGTCGCCGATGCCGATTGCGCCACAGCGGTTTGCGTACCAGCCTGAACAGCGATCGGTTGCGATGGCGAAACTCGCATCACGGCAACCTGAGCACTGAGCTCATGAGAACTGGACAGAGTCGCAATCGCGGCGATCAAAAAGACGGAACGTGTTCGTGAAAGAAAGCTCATTGGGAAATCTCAAATCGGGCCTGTTGCAACACGTGGTCGTAGCTCCATTGTAGCTGACGTCCTCGCGGAGGAGTCAAAACCCTCCGCGATGGACATAAAAAAACCGCGACCATCGAGGCGCGGTTTGGGTGTCTAAAAGTTATTCGGGTTTGCGGATCAAGATCCAGCTCCCTCAGGAATTTCAATCTTGCCGCCAGCATTACCAGGGTCCTTCTTTTTGTCGCGACCGCGACTACGGTTCTTACCGCTTCAGGTGCCCTGTCATTGACTCGGCAGTGGCAAGCCCTGAAGCTCGCTCAGATCCATGCGGGCCAAACGAACGGCAGACTCAAGGTCTTCGGCGCTTCGCTTAAGCAACTCTTCGTCGCCAAGTTCCTCCGCATCATTCGTCAACTGCGTGTAGTGCTGACGCGCGGCTTCGATCTCCGGCTTCCACTCTTCTTCCGGCATGCCTTCAAGTCGCATCAACCACGTCATATAGTATTGCGAGTTCGCGAGAGCCGACTGAACATCCGCCACAAAATGTTTGTCGGCAGATTCGTCCTTGCGAACATCGTCGAGCAAACCTTCCAGCGTCGACCGAGCTTCGGGCAACTTCGCGGCCATCATCTGGCACTTGGCTTTTTCAAGCAGCACGCCTCGCGATTCGGCAACTTTTTCACTTGG is part of the Mariniblastus fucicola genome and harbors:
- a CDS encoding DUF1569 domain-containing protein, with protein sequence MRRSLHLVKLADTVAESKRLLQSGYQKNGNWSLGQICRHLRLTIDANVNGYPKWMSLALPIRPVMRWLLLPRLLRGDSPSGIKTASIFVPQNDLNDAAEVELFATSVANFLNHDGRLFPHPGFGRLSKSQFEHFHAAHASHHLSFLSDVDQDVKRAD
- a CDS encoding DUF6624 domain-containing protein → MNRIFGILLVGSLLVGCPQLPDERVSADAKIEFNQALADELSEMKVVDQLVASNAYPPESYSDLTLEEWEAFKDKTYRAHQKRAEEIFHDFGFVGFDLAGEAGSSDFWIIVQHSDHDSKFQNEVLKKMKVEVDRGNADSKEYGLLVDRVKLNTGESQIYGTQVDFDHDTCQAYPKNLADRIGVNARRKEIGLEPLEIYLNEMTQMHFEMNKQFYSERGVTEPKLYETE